Genomic window (Equus asinus isolate D_3611 breed Donkey chromosome 8, EquAss-T2T_v2, whole genome shotgun sequence):
gtgtcctttgaagcactgCTAAGCtacttttaacaaatattaaaacatCTTAAACTAAATTAGGAATATGTAAATGGCGtctaaattatacttttaaatttaataagtATTATAATTTTATGAGGAAACCATTGTATGCAGACCACATTTTGAGGCTTCAAACTAAGAGTCTTGAGTTCATTGTGAGATTCATCATAATGATAGCTATCGCTTTTACAGCATTTATGTGCCGAGCACTGTTTGGGCAATTTGCATGTATcatctaattctcacaataattctATGAGGTGGAGACTTATCATCATCATACTCAGTGTACAGATGAAAAACGGAGGCAGggggaggttaagtaatttgcctaaagcCAAAAAGTAGCCGAGGTGGGCTCCAGATTCCGTTGTCTTAACTGCTAAAGTGGAATTAAATGATTTCAAAGAATGCCTAACTCCTCGCTTTGGGGAAATAATAGTTTTCATGGCGTCGACACTCTGGACATTTTTCCTCGCCGTACCAAGCCAGAAACTAGTACCACCCTTCCAGGCGTCTTCAacgctcccttcccctcccaatgCGGTTTCAggaccctctctcctccccaacgGTCAGAGGCTTTTAGTGTTTGGAAGTAACTGCGAAGTCCCCTGCGTCCCCCGGGTGGATTGGTTCTAAATTTCTGGCGGCCAATGGGCGCCGAGGAGCAGCGGCTTCAGCCCGGTGAGACTGGAAGCTGAGCCGTGGGCGGAGCCAGCGGAGGGGCGGGAACGGTGCCCCGGCAGCTGTGCCAGCTGTGCCTCCTGTGTGCGGCGCCGGTGGCCCTGAGCGGAGCCATGAGCTGGACCTGCCCGCGTTGCCAGCAGCCCGTGTTCTTCGGTGAGGCCCCGGCTGAGGAGGGGGAGAAGATGGGGCGAGTGTGAACCGCCGGGTTCCGTGAGGACGCAGGAACTGGCGACGGTGTGGTCCCAGACCGTTTTCCACCTGTGGGGCGCTTGGCACTCGAGCGGGATGGAGCTGGCCTCCCGGAGACACTCCCCATCGTCTCTAGGAAGCAGGGCGGGAGGGGCTGAGGGGGAAAAGGAGGGCGCCCGCTGCTGCGCGTGGCTCCCCGCAGCCCGGTTCCTCCTGTCCCCCACAGCAGAGAAAGTGAGCTCCCTGGGCAAGAACTGGCACCGCTTCTGCCTGAAATGTGAGCGCTGCCACAGCGTCCTGTCCCCAGGAGGGCACGCAGAGGTGAGGCCTGGCCAGGGCACACAGCCCTGTGTCTGTCACTGTCCCCCAGGCACCAGCCCCCAGTTTCAGCCCTGGATGCCCACCAAAGGCAACCTCAGCAGCCAACTTCCAAGACCACTGAGCCTGAGTTGTGCCAGTGGACCCCATGCCTTTtgggggggcagggaggacaGCAGCACTGCTCCCCCACCTGCTCTTGCCCTTTCTCCCTGCCCACACTGGCAATTCCAGCATGCTAGCccacccctccacctctcccAGCCCAACCAGCACAGGACAGCGGACGGACACACCCAGCAGCCCATCTTGGGGAAAGGCCTGTGGGACACAGGAGAGGCCCTCCTTGGCCCTGGGCAACCCCCTTCCCTTTGCTTGTGCCTAGCACAATGGGAGGCCGTATTGCCACAAGCCATGTTATGGGACTCTCTTCGGACCCAGGGGTAAGTACCAGCCTGGGAGGGACAAAGGGGCAGGAGAACCCTCTCTGTGGCTGGGAGAGGAAGGCTCAAGCCTgacctcccctcttctctctgcagGGGTGAACATTGGCGGTGTGGGCTCCTACCTCTACAactcccccacacccacccctgcCAGCACCACTCCTCTCAGCCCCAGCAGCTTCAGCCCCCCGAGGCCCAGGACTGGCCTCCCCCAGGGCAAGAAAAGTAAGTGTGGCTGGGCCCCAGCTACTCCTCCTCCTGACCCTTTCCCAGATGGAACAGCGGGTGGGACCAGGTGGTAGTCTCCCACCCAGTCTTCCGCTTCACATTCATACAATTTTGTTCATGGCAAAGTTTTCTCTCATCCTTGGCTCCTTTTTTTATGTTCCCTCATGTCAGCTGCTGATGgtattatcacccccattttacaggtgtggaaactgaggcccagctaGGGCAAGTGACTTTGTGCTGTCATGCAGCTAGTCAGAGGCAAAGCTAGCCTAGAACTCAGGCCTCTACCAGGCCAGGGCCATGGAAGGAATGACCTACAAGTGAGGGGTCATTGAGATGGGGCCAGTCCCTCACATTCCTCCACTTCCCCCCACTCcctgttcctccctcccatcccctggAGTGGGCAATGACACCATGCTCCCCAACACCTGATACCCCTGCCCCAGCCAGCTCCTATATCAGCTCAGGTTTCCTGAGGATTGAGTTGCTGACGGGGTCGGGCTGGTGGGCAAGGAAGCGGGTGGTCCCTCCTACAGATAGAGCAGGAGGTAGGGTCAGAGGGGACTGAGCTCTGCCCCAGGAAGGCAGACTCAAGGCCACCTGAGTGAGAGGCTTTGGGATGGGGATGAACATGGCTTTTGGAAGAGGACAGTGCCCTATGCAGGCCGGTGCCGGTGGGCTCTGCTTAGGCCTGGTCCACACTTCAGCCCTAGCCAGGGCCTCTTCCCCTTAAAGGCCCTCCCCACATGAAGACCTTCACTGGGGAGACCTCACTGTGCCCTGGCTGTGAGGAACCTGTCTATTTTGGTAAGTGACAACAGAAAGCCTGGAGTGGGGGGGGGCACAGGATGGGCATCAGGCAGGGAGGTGGTATAAGGCAGGGGggtctccctgccctgcccccagaaCTACCACCTTTCTCCACCACCAGCCGAGAAGGTGATGTCTTTGGGCAGAAATTGGCACCGACCCTGTCTGAGGTGCCAGCGCTGCCGGAAGACCCTGACTGCTGGGAGTCATGCAGAGGTGAGCTGTGGCAGGCATGGGTGGTTATGTTGGGAGGAGGGAGGCTGGAGATGGGAAGAGAGCCGAGCTGAGacagttctctttctctctgtgtcccaGCATGATGGCGTCCCCTACTGCCACATCCCCTGCTACGGCTACCTGTTTGGCCCCAAAGGTgggcagccccaccccagacacTGGGCCTAAAGTACGGCGTGTGGGTCTGTGGGGATGTGTGGACAACTTCCCCTGTGGTCAGACACAGCCCAGGCCCCTCCCAATTCCCTCCAGCCCTCATCCCAGCACCCCCCAGCCGCCAGGCCCTTGGTGACAGGGTTCTCTCCCCCAGGTGTGAACATTGGTGATGTGGGCTGCTACATCTATGATCCCGTGGAGATAAAATCCAAATGAGATGCTCACAGGAGATGTCCCCCAACTCAggcctcccaccctcccctccatGGTCCAATGAGAGCTACAGAATTCTCCGGTcccatgggggtgggggaaggtggggTTCTGGTGGCCTGGGCCTGGGTTCCATCGTAGAGCAGGGAGTCTAGACTTTCTCGACTCCTCCCTTTCCCATTTCTATCTGGTCAGGGGACATAGCCGACCCCATTTTGAAGGGTGGCCTCCTGGCCTTCCCAGTCCCTTTCCCCAGCAAATTCTCTAACTTCAAGGTACTCATAAAACTTGTGTTTATTCTGGCTTCTTCAATAAAATGTTGGCTTCCATGCCTTCAACTCTTCTTTGGGCATGAGGCCTAAACAgtatgttgggggtggggagtgtgggggtggggaatgcATTATCCTGCAAAGTGCCTGGGAGGTAGGAGGGCCAGCCATGGAACAAAGAGCTCTGTTCTCCTGGTCCCCTGGccctggccagcccccagcaccACACAGTAGACAGCATGCCCACCAGCCCTGTTGGTACCAGAAGTCATCAGAGAAGAGTCTCTTCTTTAGCACCATGTCTAGAAGAAGCACCTTATTTAGCATCTCATTTGAGCATAACAACAGATAGATCGTGTGGTGAGGTCTGCTAAGAGGCTTCGTTATCCATTTGAGAGATGAAcagactgagacccagaaagggaAAGCCAcatgcccaaggttacacagcaaaTCAGTGGGAAAGCTAGGATCAGAACCCAGGACCAAactcagtggcttcccatcaAGGGCTCATCCCACAGCTCCTCACTGCTGCCCCAACCCAAGGGGCACCTTTATTTACAGAATGCCCCCAGCCATGAGAGGGGTGCCAGAATTCTCCAGCAGCCCACTGCATCCTGGGAAGTCACCCTCTTGCTAGAGGCCAAATAGTCAAGGCTGGATGAGCACAGAGAGGCGGCACTGGTGGCAACTCCAGCTCTGGGCAGGCCTGCCCTtctgctctcccagcccctgctgcAGAACTTCTGTGGAGGGCCTGCCCCTGAGAGCACTCAGTCCTGGACCTGTTTCCTGGACATCTCTTCCTCCTGAAGGCTGGACGGCACTGGGGAGGAAGGAGTCATGAGCAATGGTGGGCTTTAGCCCCTGAGCCTACCACCCCAGCCTGCCATATCAGGGCTGGCCTAGAGGTCTCCCCAACTCCTGGTATGCAAACATGTGCACTCCCACAAGTGACTCCCATGCATGCCTGTGCACATCCCTGATGTGGAAGCATACCTGAGTGTGCATACGTCCACCTTCTCCTGGACAGTCTTGGGCACCTGTGTACACGCACACACTCACGGGCTCATGTACACTTTTATACATGCAGTTTACATACCTCTGGTCATGCACACTTGCTTACATGGaccagatacacacacagacatttcttcctctctgaatCCTACCTAATGTGTCAGGTATCTGAGCACCCATACCCACATGCATGTGCTCATACTGACACAGACACAGTCCTGTGCACACACCTCTTCCTCTCCACGTCCTGGATGGTCTCTGGCAGCTGTGCCTGCCTTGTCTCTGGCAGCAAGAGGGCAGTGCAGGCAGCCAGCAGGGCGATGCCCCCATAAGCAAGCTTGGGCAGTGGCAGCCATACTTCGTCCAGCAAGGCTGCCAGTGGGGCCAGAGAGCCCCCCAGCCGGCCCACCAGTGCAGTCAGCCCCAACCCTGTCTGTCTGTTcagagagagaggatgggggaGAGGGTTGGTGCTCACAACTACCTGGGGTCCTGCCTCACAGGGTTCCCCTCCTGGGCTGGCCGACTCTGGTACCCCCTTCTCCCCAGATGGCCAAGAAAGCTGGGACTTCTTTCATGGGGTTTCCCATCCACTGCAGGCCAGGGGCCCCCGAGCCAGCACCCACCAGAGGATGGGACCCCCAATCTGATAGAGTACCAGTTAACTAccactgaaggaaaagaaaagtcaccAGAAAGGGGACAGAGCAGTGTGGAAGGAAGAGGGTCAGCAGCTCATACAGCCCCTAGCGTGTTTTTAGAGGAGGCTCAAGGCTTTCTAACATACCCAGCTGCCTAAAAGTCTCCTCCCCACCTGCCAACAGCTAGCTGAAAGGGTCCCGGGCCTTATTTTCAGAGACGACCCCAAAGGGCAGCTCTGCCTGGGCGGTGGCGAATGGGATGAGATGGGCAGATGTGGCTTTTTGTGACTGTTTTCTTTTACAGGAGGCCCAGAAAGGTTGTCTGACCTCGTTCAGGGTCACTTAGTAAGCAAATATAAAATGCCCCGCCTTCTCCCAGACTTAGGTAAACACAGACAGCTGATTAGCTCTGTATTCCGGGTGCGGCGCAAGGAACGGGTGAGAGGGACTCGGGTGCAGCCTGTGTATGTGGGGGTGTTGGTGAGAGATGTGACTAACAAGCGCTCCCCCAAGGTGGGTTGCCTGAGACCCAGGCTCCCCTCACCTGAGCACAGTAGGGTACAACTCCGACGTGAACAGGTAGGCAGTGGTGAAGGCACCTTCAGAAAAACCTTTCCCCATCACCGCCAGGGCGACGCCCCAGGACCCCACCTCTGGAGAAAAAGGGGTTGAAGCAGTCAGCAGCCCCGGAGGAGAGGGCGGGCTCCCGGGATAGAAGGTGGAGCCTCCGGAGAGGGCAGAACTTAGCTGGCCCCCGAGTAGGGGCTTCCGGGAGAGGGCGGGGCTCTTGGCCAGGAGGCGGGGCCTCGTGGAGTGGGCGGGGCCTCCGGGGCTCACCCGAGGACACGAGCAGTCCGAGGCCCAAGGCGAGCGCGGAGCCCAGCAGCATCCCGGCCTgcgtgaggcggcgtcccacgtggcGCACCAACACGTAGACTAGCAGCTTGGCGGGCAGCTCCACGACTCCGAACAGCAACTGCGTGTGGTACACGTTCAGCCCCAGCCCGGACACATCCAGGCTCAGGCCGTAATAGGAGAAGTTCACTCCAAACCTGAGGGGGATCACGATGCCACTCAGGGgctctccttcccacccctcctCGTCCTCTCTTCTCAGGGAGCCTTGGCCTTTTAGACGGACCACCTCCCCCCGCTTCAGAGCCCGCTGCCCACGACCTTCCCTGTCCCCATCGTCCCCTGCGCATGTGCAGCTCGTGCCAGTGGCCAGAACGCCTTTAcctaatcttcacagcaaccctgtgagaGAGGAACTAGCAGCGTTCCGCTTTACAGAAGGGGCACTGAGGCTCAGTGTTAAGTGCCCTGGCCAACGTCTCACActaaggaagtggcagagcctgaaTTCTAACCCACGCGTCTCTGATGCCTGCTCCATCCGCTGACCTTCCAGAGCCCCATCTCCCCAGAGGCTGATCCTTGGCCCTCCACAGTTACAGTCACTGTCCCTCATCCTCTCACACGCAGCATGGTCCTGGAGtctgcccctccctctgcccaccctcACCCGGCCAGGCCCAGGCCAACCCCCTCCTCACCACATCACCATGCAGCACAGTGAGATGTATCGGAGCCGTGGTGTCCGGAACAGGTCTAGGTACGAGGGTCTTCGGACCCCCCGCTCCCCAGCGGCCACTTTGCTCAGGGCCTGGTCAAGGAGGAAGAGAGTTTGTGACATTGGTGTTGCCTGTGAGGCCTTAGCAAAGGCACATTGCTTTCTCTGGGTCTTTATTCCTCCCTTCTGCAGTAGCGGGGGTGGGGATGCACATGGGAGCTtgagtagggtgggccctgagTCAAAGGTGCACCCCACCAGAGCCAAGTAGGACATCCTGAAGAGTTTGGAACCCTCCACTGGGGGCCGGGAGCTTTTCCTGCACACACAGTGGGCCCAGGAAGGGGACACTTGACacaggccacacacacacatgcacacatgcacacattcacCCTCACCTCCTGGCTCAGGCCGTCCTCACTCAGGGGCCGCCCATTGAGCCTGGCACATCGGACCAGGTACACGTGGGCCTCCGCCACACGGCCTTGGGTCAGAAGCCAGCGTGCAGACTCAGGCACCCACCTGGGGGACAGCAGGAGGTCCTTCAGTCAGAGTCAGCACCCTAAGCCACATCTCCTTCCTGGGCACAGCACAGGCTGTCAACCTCCAGGCTCTTGCTCTTGCAGTCCCCTCAGCCTAGAATGTCTTCTCCTTCCTAAGCCCTCCTCACCTGATGAactttcattcatcttttaaGGCCCAATTTAAAAGCCACCTCTTCCCACACTTCCTTGCCCAGGCCTAGGCTCCCACAGCCTAGGAGTCCCTTCTCTGCTCAGCTGAATTGGTCTCACCTGTAAGACTTCAGTCCCCAGCACCAGTCCCCCACTTCCCCCACAGGTGACAGGAAGGCATAGGATGAGGAGGGACAGACATACAGACATACCCAGAGGGATGATCCAAAGCCAGTTCATTTTGGGGAAGCAGTGAAATGCCCACCCTGCCTGGCCTCCCATTCTCTGCTTGGACTCCTACCCCGTGGGgccctgcccctgtccccacccctccaGGGTGTAGGCCTCAGTTTGTGCTTggctctgtctctccatctctgtctctctgtattttgttctctgtttctctaCTTCTCGTGTCCAGCGCCATCTTTTTTGTATtgatctctgtctctatctttctctctctgtctcttgccATCTCTTGGTCATtgactgtttctctttctctttgtctctcagtctctctgtctTTAAATCTCAGCCTCTGATTAATTCTGTCTCTGGCTTGCTGTATCTCCCACTCCGCAGCTGCCCACGGGCCTCACCAGAGGCTGATGATGCCTAGGGCACAAGGCAGGGTGACAGCCAGCAGAAGCCATCGCCAGTCCCGTATCAGGTACCCGACCAGTGCTAGCAGCATCATGCCCCCTGTCCAGAAGGTGCTGCtcaggacacctgccacagtgcgGTGTCTGACGTCCAGCCACTCCAACTCTGGGcccagggcagaggccagagagaggaagacagttAGCAAGGGCCAGATGGGTTTAGCCTCACCCTTGACAACAGCCTCCCTCCATCCTCTAGGCTCCGCCCATCCGCCTGCCTCACCAAGTGGCATCACGATGATAGTGAAGCCAGCCAAGGCTACACCAGTGAGGGTGCGGGTGATGGCAAACATGATGTAGCTGACCGAGGCTGCAGATGCCAGGCCCAGCACCAGGACACTCACATAGGCCACCAGCAGCAGACGGCGCCTCCCAAACCTGCAGAGGGGTCATGCAAGGTCAGCTCCCTGTAGAGGGGAGATCCCAAGACAGGTAGACTAGGCCCATACCCCAGCTAGTTGGAGAGGATTCCCCACCTCACTCCCTTATTggccccccacctcaccccacctgTCGGACAGGTATCCGAAGGCCACGGCCCCCACCAGCACACCAGCGAAGAAGAAGGTGGAAGCGGCTCTGTTCAGGCCTTTCTGCTCACACACCAGGTCCCACTGCAAGGACAGGCAGGGAGGGGCCTCCCATGGGCACAGGCCCCTCTCCAGCTGGCAGCAACCCCTCCTCTCCAGGCCCTGGGGCCTCCTGAGGTCAACTGTGCCATCCTGGTACTTCTATGTCAGACAATAAACCCCCAACTATTCACCCCAGCCTGGGGCGGGGGGGACTTTGCCCCTCGTCAAGCTGCAGCCTCAGCTTCTTCCCATAGAAGATGTTGACTGTGACAACAGGGGTCCTGATCCTCCCCAGATACTCTGCCCCCACCTGCACTCACCTCCAGATGGATTATGGAAATCCCCGATCTCAGccgaaaagaaggaggaagagaaggaggcctTTATCGTTTCTCCACCTCTTACTGCAGAAAtacccttcttttctctctgccccaAATCCCTGGAGCCACCTTAGCCCTCCCCCGCCGTAATCACCTCCCAATTGATGGTGGCAGCTCCCTGAATGGAATCCTTACTTAAAGCCAGGAGCTAAGCTCAGTGCTCTAAATTCATAGACTCCATCTACAGATGGGTAAACCGAGACTCTAAGAGTTAAAGTAACATGTCTAGTGCCCACATAGTAACCACCCAAGGCAGTGGCAGGCCTGTCCCACTTACGTGTCCCCCAACCTCCCAGGGTACCTCTGTTGCAATGGTGGAGGAGAACTCTGAGCGGTCGTACTCccagccctgagggcagggcacTGTGGAGGGCTCACCCTCCAGCTCCCCAGCgctctgcccctctccctccaACGTGGTGTTGGGGAGGGCCTGGGGGTGGGTGAAGCGGAGGCAGGAGCTGAGTGTGCCATCAGGTTCCCGGGGCAGGTGAGCCTCCAGCCACAAGTCCTGGTGGCTGAAGTTGGCAGGGGCGCCAGGCAGGGCACAGCGGTGGGCAGGCACAGCAGccaggaagatgggcaggaggaAGTGCAGGGGCAGCAGCATGCGGGGTAGGGCCAGCAGTGCCACATTCCGCAGCTGGAAGGGCCCAAAGCCGCCCACCTCTTCTAGCAGCTCCTCGAATCCCATGCTGCCCACCCACCAAAGGTCCCCAGCACGGACTCCCTCTGTAGTGCCCAGCACAGCTCAGCCCACCCACCGCTTGGACCCTTGGACTCTGGAGGTGGGAGTGGATAGACTGATGAGTGGAGAGCCTACAGCCAGAATCCAgccctcaggggctggcccaggactGGGCCATCCCCAGCTACCCAGGTCTCCAGAGATCCCTGTCTGTCTGGCCCAGtacctggggggaggggctgccaTCCATTCAAAGGTCACTGACTCTGTCATTCTGGGACTTACATCATGTGCTCAGGGACCAAGTCGGGTAGCCTCAGGCTGCCATGTGGGGTAGCTGGGTGTGAAGGAGGTGAGTCCTAGCCTTTTGATCAGCAGACCTCCAAGGGTTCCTAAGAGGTGGAATACCCAGGGCCTGGTGCCAGCTCCCCTTGGATGCCCTTTGTCCTGTGAAGTCCTAGGTCAGCCTATTTGCAGCCACAGCCTGGCCGGCAGCCCAGAATTCAAGACTGAGGGCCAGGCCCTCACCAGGTGAAGGGTTCTTTCTACTGAGCCAC
Coding sequences:
- the SLC22A7 gene encoding solute carrier family 22 member 7 isoform X2, with the translated sequence MGFEELLEEVGGFGPFQLRNVALLALPRMLLPLHFLLPIFLAAVPAHRCALPGAPANFSHQDLWLEAHLPREPDGTLSSCLRFTHPQALPNTTLEGEGQSAGELEGEPSTVPCPQGWEYDRSEFSSTIATEWDLVCEQKGLNRAASTFFFAGVLVGAVAFGYLSDRFGRRRLLLVAYVSVLVLGLASAASVSYIMFAITRTLTGVALAGFTIIVMPLELEWLDVRHRTVAGVLSSTFWTGGMMLLALVGYLIRDWRWLLLAVTLPCALGIISLWWVPESARWLLTQGRVAEAHVYLVRCARLNGRPLSEDGLSQEALSKVAAGERGVRRPSYLDLFRTPRLRYISLCCMVMWFGVNFSYYGLSLDVSGLGLNVYHTQLLFGVVELPAKLLVYVLVRHVGRRLTQAGMLLGSALALGLGLLVSSEVGSWGVALAVMGKGFSEGAFTTAYLFTSELYPTVLRQTGLGLTALVGRLGGSLAPLAALLDEVWLPLPKLAYGGIALLAACTALLLPETRQAQLPETIQDVERKSAVQPSGGRDVQETGPGLSALRGRPSTEVLQQGLGEQKGRPAQSWSCHQCRLSVLIQP
- the CRIP3 gene encoding cysteine-rich protein 3 isoform X2, whose product is MSWTCPRCQQPVFFAEKVSSLGKNWHRFCLKCERCHSVLSPGGHAEHNGRPYCHKPCYGTLFGPRGVNIGGVGSYLYNSPTPTPASTTPLSPSSFSPPRPRTGLPQGKKSPPHMKTFTGETSLCPGCEEPVYFAEKVMSLGRNWHRPCLRCQRCRKTLTAGSHAEHDGVPYCHIPCYGYLFGPKGVNIGDVGCYIYDPVEIKSK
- the CRIP3 gene encoding cysteine-rich protein 3 isoform X4, which codes for MKTFTGETSLCPGCEEPVYFAEKVMSLGRNWHRPCLRCQRCRKTLTAGSHAEHDGVPYCHIPCYGYLFGPKGVNIGDVGCYIYDPVEIKSK
- the SLC22A7 gene encoding solute carrier family 22 member 7 isoform X3; this translates as MGFEELLEEVGGFGPFQLRNVALLALPRMLLPLHFLLPIFLAAVPAHRCALPGAPANFSHQDLWLEAHLPREPDGTLSSCLRFTHPQALPNTTLEGEGQSAGELEGEPSTVPCPQGWEYDRSEFSSTIATEVPWEVGGHWDLVCEQKGLNRAASTFFFAGVLVGAVAFGYLSDRFGRRRLLLVAYVSVLVLGLASAASVSYIMFAITRTLTGVALAGFTIIVMPLELEWLDVRHRTVAGVLSSTFWTGGMMLLALVGYLIRDWRWLLLAVTLPCALGIISLWWVPESARWLLTQGRVAEAHVYLVRCARLNGRPLSEDGLSQEALSKVAAGERGVRRPSYLDLFRTPRLRYISLCCMVMWFGVNFSYYGLSLDVSGLGLNVYHTQLLFGVVELPAKLLVYVLVRHVGRRLTQAGMLLGSALALGLGLLVSSEVGSWGVALAVMGKGFSEGAFTTAYLFTSELYPTVLSAVQPSGGRDVQETGPGLSALRGRPSTEVLQQGLGEQKGRPAQSWSCHQCRLSVLIQP
- the SLC22A7 gene encoding solute carrier family 22 member 7 isoform X1, which codes for MGFEELLEEVGGFGPFQLRNVALLALPRMLLPLHFLLPIFLAAVPAHRCALPGAPANFSHQDLWLEAHLPREPDGTLSSCLRFTHPQALPNTTLEGEGQSAGELEGEPSTVPCPQGWEYDRSEFSSTIATEVPWEVGGHWDLVCEQKGLNRAASTFFFAGVLVGAVAFGYLSDRFGRRRLLLVAYVSVLVLGLASAASVSYIMFAITRTLTGVALAGFTIIVMPLELEWLDVRHRTVAGVLSSTFWTGGMMLLALVGYLIRDWRWLLLAVTLPCALGIISLWWVPESARWLLTQGRVAEAHVYLVRCARLNGRPLSEDGLSQEALSKVAAGERGVRRPSYLDLFRTPRLRYISLCCMVMWFGVNFSYYGLSLDVSGLGLNVYHTQLLFGVVELPAKLLVYVLVRHVGRRLTQAGMLLGSALALGLGLLVSSEVGSWGVALAVMGKGFSEGAFTTAYLFTSELYPTVLRQTGLGLTALVGRLGGSLAPLAALLDEVWLPLPKLAYGGIALLAACTALLLPETRQAQLPETIQDVERKSAVQPSGGRDVQETGPGLSALRGRPSTEVLQQGLGEQKGRPAQSWSCHQCRLSVLIQP
- the CRIP3 gene encoding cysteine-rich protein 3 isoform X3; the encoded protein is MSWTCPRCQQPVFFAEKVSSLGKNWHRFCLKCERCHSVLSPGGHAEHNGRPYCHKPCYGTLFGPRGVNIGGVGSYLYNSPTPTPASTTPLSPSSFSPPRPRTGLPQGKKSPPHMKTFTGETSLCPGCEEPVYFAEKVMSLGRNWHRPCLRCQRCRKTLTAGSHAEV
- the CRIP3 gene encoding cysteine-rich protein 3 isoform X1, yielding MELASRRHSPSSLGSRAGGAEGEKEGARCCAWLPAARFLLSPTAEKVSSLGKNWHRFCLKCERCHSVLSPGGHAEHNGRPYCHKPCYGTLFGPRGVNIGGVGSYLYNSPTPTPASTTPLSPSSFSPPRPRTGLPQGKKSPPHMKTFTGETSLCPGCEEPVYFAEKVMSLGRNWHRPCLRCQRCRKTLTAGSHAEHDGVPYCHIPCYGYLFGPKGVNIGDVGCYIYDPVEIKSK